The Diprion similis isolate iyDipSimi1 chromosome 11, iyDipSimi1.1, whole genome shotgun sequence genome includes a region encoding these proteins:
- the LOC124412273 gene encoding thioredoxin-like protein 4A translates to MSYMLGHLHNGWQVDQAILSEEDRVVVIRFGHDWDPMCMKMDEVLYNIAEKVKNFAVIYLVDITEVPDFNKMYELYDPCTVMFFFRNKHIMIDLGTGNNNKINWTLEDKQEMIDIIETVYRGARKGRGLVVSPKDYSTKYRY, encoded by the exons ATGTCGTATATGCTGGGTCACCTTCACAATGGATGGCAAGTGGATCAGGCAATTTTATCAGAAGAGGATCGAGTGGTC GTGATTAGATTTGGCCACGATTGGGATCCGATGTGTATGAAAATGGATGAAGTCCTCTATAATATTgcggaaaaagtaaaaaactttGCAGTCATTTATCTGGTCGATATAACAGAGGTCCCagattttaataaaat GTATGAGTTGTACGATCCATGCACAGTCATGTTTTTCTTCAGAAACAAGCATATAATGATTGATTTAGGCACCGGaaacaataacaaaatcaATTGGACTTTAGAAGACAAACAGGAGATGATTGATATCATTGAAACGGTTTATCGTGGCGCTAGAAAAGGCAGAGGTTTGGTTGTTTCGCCAAAAGATTATTCAACAAAGTATCGTTATTAA